The region CACTGGTGACACTCCCAACCCCCTCACTCCACAGGGTGCCCTGGCGCTGGCCCTGCCTGTAGGTCCCAGTGTGGTACAGTCGCTGGCCTACCACCCCACGGAGCCCTGCCTGCTGACCGCCATGGGGGGCAGCATCCAATGCTGGCGGGAAGAGACCTACAAGGCTGAGGATGGCACAGGCTGAAGCCAGGGGACCCACGAccaaggacagagagagacagcCTGAGGAGGACCACTGAGACCATGTATTCTAGACATGCTGCTGACCAAGGAGTTGGGAGGAGCTGGGTCTGCAAACTAATAAATAGAGGAGGTGGTGAGGCCTCCCTGGGGCTGCACCGTCCAGTGTTCAGTCCTCGTTCTTCTCGGGCGTGAAGGCATCTACCTTCTGGGCAAAGGTTTCAGCCACGAGCAGCGGAAAGACCAGGGAGGCATCAGCATAGACCTGTGGAGGGGACTCAGGTGAGCCACGGGACCCAAGGCCGTACCCCAGGAGACCCTGTGCCCCAGCTGGCTGGCCGGACCTCACCTTGACAGGCTGTGCGTCCACCCGGATCTTGCCCCAAGAGACAGCTTCATCTGGCCGGGCGCCTGAGTCAGAGCCATCAAATTCCTGGGCTGTGTTGATGTAGACAGCGTAGTCAGCCCCATTCCGCTGTAGGGAGGGGCAGAGTGGGCTGTCAGCCACACAGACTCCAAGGCAGGGCACTGTAGCTAGAGGCTGAGGGAcgtgttccagatgaaggaagcCCTTGGCTGCCCCTCATTCCAAGGGAAGGGCCCCACGTCAACATCTGGGCAGAGTGAGGGGTCACGGGATGCTGGGCAGACAGTGGGCAGCGTTGCTCCAGACTCGCCTGCTAGGTAGCAAGAGCCCTCCCACATCTGCCACCAGCTCTGTAGAAGACCTCCAAATCCAACTTACCTCTCCCCTCTCTATGGCCCCCACCCTGGGCCCCTCATTTGTTCCCCCCAGAGCAGCCAGAGAGCGCCTGAGAGCACCTGAGTGGCTCTCAAGGCCCTGCACTTTCTGCCTGTCACCTCctgcctcacctcctcctcccacTCTCGCCTTCGCCAGCCTCCTAGCTGTTCCCTGACCTACATCAGGCACCTCAGAACCTTTGCACTGACTGGTTCCACTGCTGGGAATTCTAtctcgcccccaccccccaagacaACCACATGGCTCATGGGACCACCCCCTGAAAAACCTCTGCTGGCAGGTCACATTTCCCAGGAAGCTTTCCCTTTTATGAACAGCACCCCTTTCACTTGCCATCTTGTCATCCtcccttatttttctccatagcaatTACTACCACCTGATACTCATGTCACCTGTTTGCTATCTCGCCCCACTAGAACATCAgtgccaggagggcagggatcttGGCCTGTCTAGTCCACAGCTGTCTACCCAGCACATGGCATAGGCCTAGTACACAGGCCTGTCTGCATGACGGGCCTGAGTGCCACCCCCTACTAGGGAGCACACACACTCCATCCCTGCTCACCATGAGGTTGGCGTTGGCAATGTGGTGCTTGACCATGCCACCGCCCAGGATGATCATCCCAGTGCGCCTGGCGAAGATGGCCTGTGTGTTGATGAGCCTGAGGTCTGGGAAAGAGGGCTGTGTCAGGCCGCGGGCCCAGGCAGCCCTCCTCCCCCGCTCCTCTGGAGCCCCAGCACCTTACCTTCAACGATGTCCAGGACCAGGCCTGGGTTCTTATAGGAATGGAAGAAGATCATGTCACCCAGCGAGCCATCTGTGAGTGCCGGGCTCAACACAGGGATGTGGTTCTGGGAAACAGCAAGGCAGGAGAGCGGTTAGAGCTCAGAGCCCTGCAGGGGCAGTCTGGGAGCACTCCCTCCTCTTTGCCTGATTCTGGGCAGGGAGCTTAACTTCacttgtgcctggcacataaagaATGGTAGCTCTTGTTTTTCTGATTGCTGGGCCCCATAGCCTCTGAGGAGCATGGGACCCT is a window of Globicephala melas chromosome 3, mGloMel1.2, whole genome shotgun sequence DNA encoding:
- the DHPS gene encoding deoxyhypusine synthase isoform X3 — translated: MVDVLVTTAGGVEEDFIKCLAPTYLGEFSLRGKELRENGINRIGNLLVPNDNYCKFEDWLMPILDQMVLEQNTEGVKWTPSKMIARLGKEINNPESVYYWAQKNHIPVLSPALTDGSLGDMIFFHSYKNPGLVLDIVEDLRLINTQAIFARRTGMIILGGGMVKHHIANANLMRNGADYAVYINTAQEFDGSDSGARPDEAVSWGKIRVDAQPVKVYADASLVFPLLVAETFAQKVDAFTPEKNED